The Anaerobacillus sp. CMMVII genomic interval GGGTAGGTTGCTTTTAACTCGGCAACGACTGCTTCTTTCGCTGCCTTATCAAAAAAGAAATCAGTCCGTGGAATTCCTGTTCGTAAAATCGTTTCATCTGTCACTTCAAAGCTTGCTTTAAAGATTTTTGCCATTTTTTCTGAGCCGACGGCAACATAGTGAAAACGTTTATACACTTCTTTGAAGCGTTTCTTTGATTTCTCGCTGCGATTAGCAACGGAAGGATCAAGTAAGCCAAATTTCTTGATCGCACCAGCGGCATGCCATAACTGAACACAGACCACATTTTCTTTAAAGTTCATTACAGACAAACATCCAAAGTAATTGTCAACAAACACTACTTTGGATGTGGCTAAATGATAGATGGATTTGATCGTTGCAAAGAAATTAATGGTTTCGAAGTCAACGATTTTTACGTCTTCAAAGGCTGTAAAATCTGTTTTACAGTTGGCTGTTTTCAAAATTATGACCTGTCCGTGATAGCTTTCAAGGAGCTCTTTGGTTACATGAAATGTATTATCCCCAAATGAAGTAATGAACGTCGTTTTTTCCTTTTGTGGAAATAGCTTCGCGACATTGAAGAGCATCCTGAAAATCAAGAGGTAGACAGAGATCACAATTTCTCTAGCCATTTTGTACCTTTTGAAGTTCTTTCTTGATTTTTGTTGTTGAAATTCCGACTGTACGTGGTAAGTAAACAACTTCACAGTAATCCTTTAGGAAATCGAATTTACCTTCCCAGTCGTCACCCATGACAAAAATATCAATTTCGTTTTCAACAACATCGCGGATTTTTTGCTCCCACTCATTTTCAGGAATGACTGCATCTACATAGCGAATCGCTTCTAAAATAAGTTTTCGAGTTTCATAGTTATGGTAAGCTTTCTTACCTTTAAGTTCGTTAAATTCATCAGATGAAATGGCAACAGTTAAATGATCACCTAAGTCTTTAGCACGCTTTAAAATGTTGATATGTCCGTTGTGAAGTAAATCAAACGTTCCATATGTTAGTACTTTTTTCATGATTATTCCTCCTTGCCACAGTATAAAATCCTCTATATATGACTGATTTGTAATAAAATTTACTAGTAATCAACTAAATGTTTACAAGAACACAATACTATTAACAGTCTATACACTCTTAGTCTGAAATTCAAGTATTTCTTATGGAAAGCTTGGATGTTTGTGGCAGATTTATGTTTTCTAAGTTAGTAGTCGCTATTTCCACGGTTTTGTTACATTTTTATTTCAATAACTTAAATATTTCACCATATACCTGTTCATTAACCGCTAAATGCCCACCTAAAACCTTTACTTTTCCATATTGAGTGTTTAAAAAATTTTCTTTTGTGACGGCATGAAGAGTACTGCCAACAAAAATGACACCAACGTTTTCTCTAGCTGCGAGCGCTCCGGCTGAAAGTCCGTCTGGAAATCTGTTAGCTGTGGCTACATAAACCTTATGAGTGTTTGGTTGAAAATAGCGAAAGGCTTCGATATTCGTATGGTACAAGGTTCTACCTGAAATTCGCGTTGGATTGGGTAATTGCTTCTCAACGGTGCCTGACACCGCAAGTTCGCCACCGATCACTAGGGTTTCTTTTACGCCGAGTTCTTGTAATGCTCGTTTCGTCGCAGTTGATAATCTGTCTGTATTCGTTAATAAAATTGGGATGCCACGAACGCCTGCATAGGAAGCAACGGAAAGGGCATCTTGAAAGCGCGAGTCGGTAACAACCATGGCGATGTCTGAGCCGTTCGGTGCTACTTGTTTGGCAATTAGCTCAGCTGTAGCGTGCATATTACTTCCTGCAAGTCGCTCGACTTTTATTCCTAGGTCGCGAATTTCGGTTTCAACTCGCGGTTCAATTGCGAGGGTACCACCAAGGATGATGACTCGCTTCGCTTGAAGTCGCTCCAATTCATTTTTTGTATGGGTATCTAAGCGATTGCTTCTTGATAATAGAAGCGGAGCGTCATATTTGGCTGCTAAAGGGACACCAGTTAACGCGTCTGAGAACCGATCACCTCTCGCTAAAATAACAACTTCTGATGTTTCCCAGCCTTCTTTACTAATCAAGGCCGAAGTCTCATAAAGGTTTGCTCCAGAAATTCTAGAGAGGTTTGGTGTATCGGCGAACTTTGCAAAGCCAAAGCCGTACCAAGGATCTCTACCAGGTGCGCCTAGATCGACGACAAGCTGTTGAAGCTCAGTCCGAAGCTGACTATTTGTTTTTCCTGGATGCATTTCTTTTAAAACGGCAAGCATCCCGGCAATGTGGGGTGCTGCAAATGATGTTCCTGTTGCTACAGCATATTGCTGGTGTAGGCTTGTACTGATGATGTTGACTCCTGGAGCGGCAAATTCAACTTGGTTACCAGTTGATGAAAATGGTGCTCGTACTAAATTTTGATCAACTGCGCCAACGGCTATGACGTTTTGATATTTGGCAGGAAACTGTACGCTGTCACCTGTGCCATTAGAATTCCCTGAGTTTCCACTAGCAGCAACAAGCAGGATTCCGTTTTTGTAAGCGACATCGATCATTTCTCTTAATGATTGAATGTCTGAATCTGTCCCAAGACTAAAATTAATAATATCCATCCCGTTCTTGATCGACCAATCAAGTGCAGAGAGGACACTTTGCAAGGTACCTTCGCCGTCACGATCCAATGCTTTCACTGCATATAATTCAACGTTTGGAGCGACTCCAGAAATACCGTTGCCATTGGCTGCGATTGTCCCAGCAACAAGTGTTCCGTGACCATTGTCATCAGTCCAAGATTTTGTATAGGGAATGGTTGATACTCCACCGACGATATGTAAGTCAGGGTGTGGGGCGATACCGCTATCAACAACAGCGACTTTCACTTTGCTGCCGGTAAAGCCATTGGCCCAGGCAGCTTGTGCATTTACTTGATCGATATTCCAGAGATCGTGTGCGTCCCTCACCTTGATTTGCGCTGAGTGTATGCTTCTTGAGGTGATTGGAAGGATCGTGAATGTTTCCTCAGTAGTGACGTTGAATTTCTGATTTTTTTCAATATGTACGTCGTAATCTTCTAATCTTTCAATCTGCGAATCTGTTAAAGTCGCAACTAACGCTGGTATTGATTCAAACTGGTGTTCAATTTCAGTTGCAAGTTTTTCTATTGCTTTTTTTCCACTTTCATTTTGGTAGAGAATAATGACTGTTTCTTTTTCTTCCTCTATATAGGCACTTGTTCCGAGTGAATATACCCCCAAAAGGAATAGTAATAGGAATAGGTAGCGTTTCATCTTCATAACATGCTCTCCTTTTGTAGTACATCGCTGTTTTATTTTAGTGATCTCTCTCTCTTCTGTTAAAAATAGGTTAATACCCTAAGAAATCTCATTGATTTATGATATGATAGATTACGTGGCAATTTCATCTATTATACTATCAAGACAAACACTTTGGGACATCTCTATTAAAAAATAGTACAGGAGGAATTTGGCAGATGACGAAAACATTAAAGTTCGTTGGTTTTACAGTAATTCTTGCCTTTTTACTGAATTTTTTGCCTTCAGGGCTGTTTAAGGAAGAAGTACATGCGATTGATTCTGAGGAAACTGAACCTATAGAACTTGTAGAAGAGTATCTATTCCACACTAGTAATCTAGTTCAGACTGAGAGACTCGTACATGTTCGGTTAAGCAATTATTTAGGTAACAAAAAAACTGTACCTATTACTGTGAATGGGAATTATAAAGTTGCTGAGGATACAAAGATCACCTTACAACCGAATCAAAACTACCATATCACGATGAATAGTAGTGGAGCTTTACAACTATTTCATAACACTACGCTTTTGAAAAGCTTCACAACGTTAACACTAGTGCCAGATACATATGATGAAGCTCATTATCTCTTTGTTGAAAACAGAGCTTATCTAGGAAATATGTTTTTTGAGGTTCGAGATCAATTTATCCGACCAATTAATACGCTACCCCTTGAGGACTATTTAAAAGGTGTTGTTCCAAGAGAGATGCCAGCTTCTTGGAGTTTGGAGGCTTTGAAGGCGCAAGCACTTGCTGCTAGAAGTTATGCGGTACGCCGAGGCACCAATATCATTCTTGATACTCAAGCGAACCAGGTATATGGTGGCTATAAATTGAGAAATGGGAACAATGTTGAAAACCTGTGGAATTCGCGTTCAACGCAAGCCGTGAATGATACTAGAGGTGAGGTCGTGTTGACCTCAACGAATGCGATCGCTGAAACTGTCTATTCCTCAAGTAACGGTGGTTTCGTAGAATCAAATAGTGGTGCGTGGGGAACTGCACAATTAAACTATTTGCAAGCGAAAGCTGATCCATTTGACCCGAAAAATAAGAGTATACTCTCGATCAATCAACAACAGCTGCAACCTGGAGACTTGCGCACACCTTGGGCATGGTGGTCAACAACCACTGAGGCAAACACATCAATAGCGAACCGAATCAAAACGAATTTACTGGCTACCCAACAAGCCGCTGATGTAAAAATTAGTGCGATTAATGCGATCACGTTGTCGAACAAGACCACTGGCGAGCGCTATCGTAATGCAAGTTTTAATGTTTCATTCTATCAAAAGGATAAACCTCTTTTTGATGTTGTTGAGTTGCAAGGCCGAACCCGCTGGATCACCAATCAAGAAATTACTCAATACGGCTGGAAAGAGAAGCAACAGGTAGTGATTATTGGACGAGGTGACCAATCAGCAGATGCTTTAACTGGAAACGTCCTAGCTGCAAAGTACAACGCACCAATTTTATTAACGCAAAATCAAAAGTTTCCTGATCAAATGGTCGAGGAGTTAACAAGGCTACAACCGAGTAAGATTTATCTGCTTGGTGGGCAGCTGGCAATTTCAGATACAGTAGAAAAGAAAATCAAAGAGCTTGCACCAAAAGCGGAAATTATCCGAATTGCCGGTTCAAATCGCTACATTACCTCTATTGATATAGCGAAAGAAGTAAACTCTGCAAGTAAAAGCATCATTTTAGCTCCTGCCTATGATGGTAGTGGGGATAAGGAATCTCCAGATGCGTTAACAGTCGGACCTTATGCAGGAATAAATCAAGTTCCAATTATTTTAACCGAAAAAAATCGTCTGCGTAAGGAGATTAAAAACTATATTGTTGAAAATGGAATTACTCAAGTGTATTTACTTGGTGGTAGTTTAGTAGTTTCAGAGGAAGTAGAAAAAGAGT includes:
- a CDS encoding SpoIID/LytB domain-containing protein, producing MTKTLKFVGFTVILAFLLNFLPSGLFKEEVHAIDSEETEPIELVEEYLFHTSNLVQTERLVHVRLSNYLGNKKTVPITVNGNYKVAEDTKITLQPNQNYHITMNSSGALQLFHNTTLLKSFTTLTLVPDTYDEAHYLFVENRAYLGNMFFEVRDQFIRPINTLPLEDYLKGVVPREMPASWSLEALKAQALAARSYAVRRGTNIILDTQANQVYGGYKLRNGNNVENLWNSRSTQAVNDTRGEVVLTSTNAIAETVYSSSNGGFVESNSGAWGTAQLNYLQAKADPFDPKNKSILSINQQQLQPGDLRTPWAWWSTTTEANTSIANRIKTNLLATQQAADVKISAINAITLSNKTTGERYRNASFNVSFYQKDKPLFDVVELQGRTRWITNQEITQYGWKEKQQVVIIGRGDQSADALTGNVLAAKYNAPILLTQNQKFPDQMVEELTRLQPSKIYLLGGQLAISDTVEKKIKELAPKAEIIRIAGSNRYITSIDIAKEVNSASKSIILAPAYDGSGDKESPDALTVGPYAGINQVPIILTEKNRLRKEIKNYIVENGITQVYLLGGSLVVSEEVEKELEKLVAVERISGGTRYETATKISERFPLNNTNVFFARGDDHTDALAAAPLATKMQAPILLTRTTAVPDVVSTWLIEKKPTISKVFFLGGQLAIEDKTRNVIKDTLVYRLDTTGALQLFNQEVTITSTTSEGLRTLFGMRSSLTSSDKAKLVDGTLTFEVLGFGHGVGMSQFGANERAKAGHTYKDILKFYYPNTTIGIR
- a CDS encoding CDP-glycerol glycerophosphotransferase family protein; the encoded protein is MAREIVISVYLLIFRMLFNVAKLFPQKEKTTFITSFGDNTFHVTKELLESYHGQVIILKTANCKTDFTAFEDVKIVDFETINFFATIKSIYHLATSKVVFVDNYFGCLSVMNFKENVVCVQLWHAAGAIKKFGLLDPSVANRSEKSKKRFKEVYKRFHYVAVGSEKMAKIFKASFEVTDETILRTGIPRTDFFFDKAAKEAVVAELKATYPVITTKKVILYAPTFRDGQLSSPEIAVDIKKMYEELKDEYVLFLRLHPAVKVNVELGDFDGFVYDVSKHQDINHLLLIADLLISDYSSIPFEYSLLEKPMIFHAYDLEPYSFSRGFWEDYKSNIPGVVTKTTDEVIEAVKANNFNYEKIRNYAKLWNQYSYGNSSKNLIMEIYQPSGDYGKLRDSM
- the tagD gene encoding glycerol-3-phosphate cytidylyltransferase, giving the protein MKKVLTYGTFDLLHNGHINILKRAKDLGDHLTVAISSDEFNELKGKKAYHNYETRKLILEAIRYVDAVIPENEWEQKIRDVVENEIDIFVMGDDWEGKFDFLKDYCEVVYLPRTVGISTTKIKKELQKVQNG
- a CDS encoding S8 family serine peptidase; its protein translation is MKMKRYLFLLLFLLGVYSLGTSAYIEEEKETVIILYQNESGKKAIEKLATEIEHQFESIPALVATLTDSQIERLEDYDVHIEKNQKFNVTTEETFTILPITSRSIHSAQIKVRDAHDLWNIDQVNAQAAWANGFTGSKVKVAVVDSGIAPHPDLHIVGGVSTIPYTKSWTDDNGHGTLVAGTIAANGNGISGVAPNVELYAVKALDRDGEGTLQSVLSALDWSIKNGMDIINFSLGTDSDIQSLREMIDVAYKNGILLVAASGNSGNSNGTGDSVQFPAKYQNVIAVGAVDQNLVRAPFSSTGNQVEFAAPGVNIISTSLHQQYAVATGTSFAAPHIAGMLAVLKEMHPGKTNSQLRTELQQLVVDLGAPGRDPWYGFGFAKFADTPNLSRISGANLYETSALISKEGWETSEVVILARGDRFSDALTGVPLAAKYDAPLLLSRSNRLDTHTKNELERLQAKRVIILGGTLAIEPRVETEIRDLGIKVERLAGSNMHATAELIAKQVAPNGSDIAMVVTDSRFQDALSVASYAGVRGIPILLTNTDRLSTATKRALQELGVKETLVIGGELAVSGTVEKQLPNPTRISGRTLYHTNIEAFRYFQPNTHKVYVATANRFPDGLSAGALAARENVGVIFVGSTLHAVTKENFLNTQYGKVKVLGGHLAVNEQVYGEIFKLLK